The following is a genomic window from Phalacrocorax carbo chromosome 19, bPhaCar2.1, whole genome shotgun sequence.
GCCCTCGCCACCGGCCATGGCCTTGAGGGTGTGATTCCACCGCGGGCTGGCTTGCCCATTGTTGGTGGGGGGCCACACACCATGAATTTTGCTTCCCCcgtgaaaaaagaaaagagggagcGAGAAGGAAAAGGCGTCGGATGGAAAACAccctggctgcctgctgggggGAGTGGAACCAGCTAATTTCATGCGTCTCCTTCTTGTTAGAGTGGGGTCCCTCCTCACCTGCTCCTGGGCACGGTTTCCTGCACCCCGAGCCAGCAACAAGGAATCTGACTCCAGTTTAAAGGCGAGGAGCTTGTCCACGGTTTGTAGCCCGGCTCCCATCCCAGGAGGGGACCCGCTCGGAGCCGCTGCCCGCGGTGGGCAGGGTTTACCAGCTGTCTGCACCGATCTTGTGCCTTGCCACCTCCCTCTACACTGGCCCGTGGCAGGAGGATGCAGAGAGCCCCGTGTTGGGGGTCTCACTCCCAGGCAGTACCATCCTGGGGTTTCCCTGTTCGCTCCTGCTTGCACCCAACTGCTGCTCCGTCACCGCTGGGTGTCTGGGGGCAAGCGGCTGCCAGCACCCTCGCCCAGCCCATAACAGGGCTCACTGCTGATGCCCTGGGCTATGTGTGGAAAATGCTAGAAAAAGACACCCCCTGACACACCATCCAGGGGTCACTTGGTGGCTTGGCCCTGGCCGGGGGGTTCTTGCCTCTGGGGCATCTGCTTGCACCTACCCCAAAGGCTTCTCAGCGCTGGACTCCTACCGCTCAGCCCTTCCCTCTCATCCTGCCAGCCCCAGACACCCCTCTGCCCACGCTGGGACCCCGCAGCACCCAGCTGCCTGTGAGGACACCGTGCGAGCCCCCAGATCCCATCGCCCGGGCACTGCGGCTGCGGCACACTGCCTCCCACGCCAGCCCcgcacagccagggctgcccagaGCATCCTCCGCTcggctccctgcctgctgcacagGCAGCGAGCTGAGAACACCATCCCTCTTCCCCTCCGTTTAGCGAGCTGAGCCCAGCCCGCAGAGCGCAGCATCCCCCTCCAGCACCCGGCATTGCTGCGCTGCGTGGGGGTGACATCGCACCCCCGATTTAGGGACAGGCGGGGGCCGTGCTCCGGCAGCggaggctgctggcaggcagcagacCAGGCTCTGCATCCCCTTGGGAGATCCTTCTTTGGCTGCGACTCACGCCGAGCACCCCAGCATCCATCCACAGCCCTACCCGGGGTCGGGCAGCACCTCCTTGTCCCCGTCTCTGCATCCTGGAGCAAAAAAGCAGCTGAggccagcaccagccccagctcctcGGGGGCCCCGCGCTGCTGCTGGCTCCGAGGACGGGACCCTGCTGAGCTACTGAAGTGCTAAAAACGAGCCTCCAGGCCCTTGCATGAGCTTTTGTGTCGTGCTTGGCATGGGGAGAGCTCGAATGTGGCGTGGACGCAGGCGCCGTGCCAGGAAAAACACATGCCGTGGGGGAAAGGTGGGCGCGTACACGTGTGAGCACGTCCCAGCCCTCGAGCCCGGGCGGCCGCGGTGCGTTACGCTGACGTGTCGCACGCACGCACGGCCCGATTTACGCTTTCCCTCCTCAAAATGGGCGCCCGGGTGTCAGTGGGTGATCTTCAGTGGGAAAAGCCTTCATTCCCCAGCCCTTCTTTATAGGCACACGAAAGCACGTGCGTGCAGTCCCCCTCACTGCCGTgtctcagcctcctcctcctcctcgcggCTGACGGGTGGACGTGTTGGGGCGCAtggcccccagccctcccagcacccaccgAGCCCACCCGCCTCACGGGCGTTGGGACTAGCTCCCCAAGGAATGTAGCATCTCCTTTTACGCTGAATCTCTTGATCTGGCGACTCTGCCGGCGCCGCAGCCTGCAGCGGAGAGGAGCATCGCTCCGTGTCCGTGCAACACAGCCCAAGCAGGGGATTTCTCTCTGGTTTGCTGGAGGTTTAATCCTGGCTCAGCCTGCAAAGATGGGATGGTGAGCTGGGAACCGACCTGCGCCCTCCCGCTGGCCCCCATGCTGGGGCTCAAACCCACTCCCCAGTGGGCGACAGGTACCCCGTGAAGACACCAACTCATCCGGGTCTGGTACAAACCTTTTATTTCCCCTCTGCCCGTGCCGCCCAGCCAGCTTGGGGCTGGGTTTGCCCTTTGGGAGCGAAGCCGGGGGAGCTCTGTGGCCAGCCTCGCCCCTGAGCTCGCAGCCCGGGGCGGGGAGAGCCGCCGTGGCCAGGACAACGCCACAGACTCCACCGAGCTTTACACTGAGCCGAGCGGCcagaaagcaacaacaaaaagtgtACCCCAAAACGGACACgagacaccccccccaaacccagtTCCCCAAACCCAGATATGTTGCATGGGTGAAAATGATACGaagcagcacaaaaccagtGAGGATGGGGACGagagccccccgccccaccacACCACAGCCCCCCGAGACCACTCAGCACCAAGGAGCGTCTGGCACACGGAGAGAGCCTAAAAACCCAAGGGTGGGGAGTCGCGGGTAATAAGTTAATCTGTACAGACATGTTAGGTGGTTACAGGGATGGCAGGGACCGCCGACCCTGAGCCATCCCTCCTGAACACAGGGGTGTCCCCACAGGCGCTGGGGGCCGATGAACCACATGCCGGTGCAAATCAAACCACAAAACGACGCACAAAGTCAAGTGATGGAGAACGGCGGGGAGATGGGGAGACACCCTGGCTCGCACCGAGCCCAGCTGCGggagcagagccctgcagagcagggggagggagggaaccCCTCCATGCCAAACGGCTATGCCAGGGCAAGCCGAGGGGTCCCTGCTTGGCCAGGAGTCCCCAGGGCTGGCCCCTGGCTTCCCGGGCAGCGTTGTGAGCCCAGAGACCCAGAGATCGGCTGCTGCTACGTCCTGCCATCAGCTACAGCCCCACAGAGTGAGCCACTCCTGGCATCAGGCAGGGATGCTGAACCCAGGACAAAGGTGTCCTGGCAGCTCCCACCTCCTGCCCAAGCTCGGACATGCCACAGCAGCATGAGCCAGGGAAATGTCACCTCGTCCCCTGCTCGGTCCCACCAGCAACCCATCAGCATCAGGGCCAGCTGCCCCAAAGGCATcatggagcagggaggggaaggagccaTCCCGGggcccctccgcagccccaGGAAGGGGCTGGCTGGGTCCTCGCGTGGGCATGGAGGCGGTGAGATCCACTCCTCTCTCCGGCTGCCAACGCCAAATCCATTCGCCACGTTTCGGCTCCCCAAGGCAATCGGCTCCGGCCGGCGGAAGGGAGTTCCCAGGGCCGGAGACGGCGCCTTGGAGGCTCAGCCCAAGGTGGGAGGCCGGGGATGTGCCGAGCCAAAGCCCAGAACGCTGCAGACACTCTCCATCCCCCACCGCAGCcggctccctcctgcccagcgCTGGACCCATGCCCGGAGGGCTGCGGGGCCCCGGGGGCTCTGGTCGGGAGGAGACGGACCGCCCCGCTACAAGGACGGGCTCCCCCCGGCCTCCCCACTCTGGCAGCTCCTCTCTTGGCTCTCGAGCGCTGGAAACCAGGATCCCAGCAAACAGCACATCTACAGAGGAGGCAAAGCCGCTGCCCGTCTCCTGGGAGCCTCCTCCGCAGTGGCTGTCCCTGGGGAGGAGAGCGGGACCGAGCCAGATCATACCCCAGGTCCCCCCCGTGCCAGAGCCAAAGAAGCCCCTCCAGGAGCTGAGGATGTGGGGCAGCTGGAGGGGCAGTGGAGCGGGACCGGGGACGATGCCATGGGGATGGTGACAGGGAGGTGGCATGGAGGTGATGGGAAGGGATGGGAGCGCTACAGGACGGTCTTGTCCAGGTCGACTTTGAGGGGCAGCGGCCCCGCGTCCTCGCCGCTGTGCGCGGGGTACAGGGTGACGGCGATGACAGGCGGCAGGGGGAAGGTGCCGGGGCCATCCAGGTCCTCCAGGTACTCCTTGTCCCCGTTGATGCTCAGAGGCTGGAAAACAGGGGACGGTGCAGCACCAGAGCAGGGGACAGGATCCCCTTGTCCCCAAACTGGGAACACCgcggggctggctggggacGTACCGCACAGCACGGACATGCCGGCGAGCCCAGCATGGTGGCCAGGGACCACAAACACTGTATGGCCACATCTCAGCCCTACAAGGTTCACCCAGCCGTGACGGTGAGACCTGGGGTGTCGGGGACCCCTGTAGGACACCCGCCCGCCAGCTGCGCTAAGAAACCCTGTACCTGGGTCTTGACGTGCTGCTCGGGGGCAGTCACCAAACTGGCACAGCTCAGCCACAGCATCACCATGatggagaggaagaggcaggcGGCCAGGATCCAGCGAGGAAGGCCTGAGCGCCTGTaacaccccaccaccccccgccAAAGGAAAAGGATGAGTTTATGGCAGGGCACGGGGTGGAAATCGGGGGGGAAATTGGGGGGGAAgtgtctgctccagcatgtcCGGCAGGTCCAGGCCCCCGCACAGCTGCGCTGCACCTACTTGGACATGCAGCCGAGGAAGTCGTGCTCCGGCTGCGGGGGTTCTGCATGCTGCGCCTTGGCTTTGCCCCGCGGCTCCTTCACGGGGGGCTTCTCCCCCTTCACCCGGGGGCCTGAGGGGGGAGAGGCGATGCTGAGCCCCGGCACCTACTGTGGGGACAcctgccccgctccccaccCACCTGGCAGCACATGATCGGGTGCAGGGGTGCTCAGtggtcccctctcccccccccggggaccctcTGCCCGCTGTGGGGGCACAGAGGATCCCAGCAGCTTCTTGGAGCAAGTCCCGAGTCCAGACTCACCCCCTCTGCGTGGGTGCGGGGTGTGGGAAGCTAATCAGACCCGAGAAGCGGGTAATTTGTTTAGCTCTGGAGAAATCGGATGAGAGCCAGGAGGGCTCGGAGGCTCCCAGCCCAACCCCCGCacctgtgtggggctgggggacccGGGGGCTGGACCCCAGTCCTGGCTGCGCCGGCTGGGTCTCCTGCGCCTCGGGTACTGGATACTCCATCTCGGGCTGGGACTGGCGGTTTggcagggaaagagggaaaaagcgGTAAGCGAGGGGGTCCCCACCCCTCTCGGCACCCAGCAGAGAGGGGACATGGGACACCCCCACCTGAAACACCACGACTTTGCCATCATCCGCCTGCAGGTAGAAGGTCCAAGTGGAGGAGATGAAGCTCTGGGCAGAGCTGACGATGTCGTTGCAGAAGGTGGAGACCAAATCGAACATGGAGAACGACGGCGCCTTCAGCTCCAGGCTCTGCAAAGGAGCAGGGACATCGTGTCACCGCCGTCTCCTCGTCACCCACCCCGGCGGACAATGTCCCACGCCGAGGACGTGGCCAGGTTGAGCCTGGCACTTAGGTCTGGGGCTCAGCCTGCTTCCCCCGGGACGGGGATGTGCAGGACCTGTGGTCCAGCCCGGGGAGGGTCACCGAGCCTGGGGCTGGAGTCCccagggccaccacccagccccTCGGCAGCCCCGCGCTCGCACCAGTGCTTTAAACAATAGGAGCGGAGCGGCTGAGATGCCGAGGGCGTTTCTCTCCTGGCAGCCTCTCCGTGCCCTGGATTCTTGGCCGTCGCGGcagtttgttatttttaaagcatcccTGCTGGAATCCGCttggctgctccctgccactgGCTTCGAACATTTTCCGACAGCCCCTTGCACGGTCAAACCAGcaaacaggaaataaatagGTCAGATTCTGTATCTAATTATTATACTAAATCTGCTTTGCCTGCTTGTCTGGGAACCCGAAGGAAAAATGCTTTGGGTGGGTGAAGGGGGTGACAGCCCTCCCTGTCAGCCGCTCGCCCCCTTGATACTCGTCCCCAGCCTCGGAGCGGGGCTGGGAAATGGGATCAGACACTGGGAAGGTCTTAAAAACAGGCTGCAAAGTGGTTTTTCAAAGGAGCCACAGTTTTTCTACAGCACAAATTCATCTTTGTCTGCAAACGTACAAAGCCAAAAGCCTCTACCTTGGGCCAAAGTCTAATTTAATTAATTGGGCAAAAGCTGAATTAATTAAAAGTAGGAGGAAAAAGCGTTGCTAATTGCTGAGAAGGATAACAGATCAAAACTGGGGGAATCTGCAACAATTGGTGGTCAGAACCCCTCACCCTGGGAATTCGGAGTAATTGCCCTGCCTGGCCCAAACCTCCGGCAGCCTGGGTTGAGCCCAGTTAATCTGCTTCCTATGCTTGGGACGAAGCAGTGCGATGGGCCGGTGGCGGACACGTACCAACCCAGCACGCTCAGAGCACCCGGCCGCAAGGGCATATATAACAGGGGacataaaataaagcaagatgCAGCAGGCATCCTGCGGCGTGAGTTTTTGGTGGGAAGTGGGAGCGTGTGGGGAGCGTGCCCGGTCCCAAGCTGCCCCGGGAAAGTGCCGAGGGAAGCCGGGTCCCGGTGCTGGGGCTCACCGAGCCGTGAGGCTGCTGGCGGGGTGGCCGGGAGGCAGCGAGGGGAGGGATAGAGCTGGATGCCTGtgctgggagggatggagggatgatggatggatggatggatggatggatggatggatggatggatggatggatggatggatggatggatggatggatggataggTGGATAGGTGGATGGCTGGATAGGTGGATgggtggatgggtggatggGTGGACAGGTGGGTGGGTGGACGGGTGGGTGGacgggtgggtgggtgggtagatggatggatgggtgggcAGGCTGCACGTGTGGGCTGTTATAGCCTCCATCTCCAGGGAAAGGAGGGACTGGGCCGAGCTCCCATGGGAGGAAGAGGTCCTTCCTAAAGTGGGACCCAGGGGTCAAGCCACCACATCCCAGCGTCCTCCCGTGGGGTCCCAGGCAGGGTGTGGGCTCAGCAGGGTGGCAGTGGTCTCCGTTGCATTGGTGTTGCCTGCTCTGCCCGGCAGTGGGACAAATTTTGATCCCTGCCATGCCCAGGGTGACTGAGATGCCCCATGTCTCCACACCAGGGGTCAGGTGAGGGATGAGGTGGCTGGGAAGCCACCCCgagggcagccccacagctccaGGCTCCTTGTGGAGGCAAATGCCTTCCCCAGCCAGTCCCTGGGGCAGACCCATGGGGTGACGATGGCACAAGGACGGAGCAGCCAGGGCACCCTGGGTGGCACAACCAGcccctgccacctcctgcccaCAGACCCTTTGGGGAAGGAGCCAGACACACGGACAGGGCAGAGCCATGCCCAGTGGCACCAGGCACAGGCTGGGCAGGTTAATGGGGGGAACAGGGTGTCCccatctccccggcccctcaccttctccctcctgctctccaCCTCGGGCAGCTGCTTGCGGCACCCCGTCAGGCAGCCAAACTGCTCCTCCGCGTTGCTGTAGGCTTCGGCGCACGCTGcgaggcaggaggaagagcagggtTAGGGGGTGCTTGATCCCCTTGATGAGCCCTGCACCCTCAGGACCCCCCCCCAACCATCCTGATTTACACCCAGTGGGTGTAAATCTGCACCCCGCTCGGTTTGCAGCAGGGTCTGGATGCGGCCCCTGGGCACAGCGTGGGGCTGAGCAGAGGCAGCGTGCTCAGGAGGGTGGAAGGCATTGTGGCAGTGCCTGGGGGACCCCTCCCAGGACAGTGTTTGGGTGCAGGGGCCGCTTGGCTGCCAGTTCCTCACCTGCTTCACACTCGGCTCTGGTTGTGTTCAGCTCGGCGCTTGGATCCACGAAGTGACAGATGGAGAACAGCCGGCAGCCCCGGTAACAGGCGTTGAGAACAGCAtcctgcagggaggaggaggagagcacaGAGCTGGCACCAAGCTCAGCCCGGTGGCTGCGCCGGACCCCCACCGCGGCCCCCCTGCACCCGGCACCACCACCCTCCTGCAGAACCACAGCCAGGCCTGGCACCCCGAACATGGGGCgacggcatccccgggggagggagagctgcctTCACCCCCCCGGGTCTGCAAGCAAAGGTCAGGTTTGCACGTGGCCTTATCCCATCGAAGACGTGGCACGTCCCCCCGTCTCTGTTGGGGTGCTTGGCACTGGCTGGGACCTGGCatgggctggcaggagctgggggctgcGCTGGGGGGTGCGTGTATGGCGGGGTGCATGCACTGGGGGGGCCGGGAACACACTGGGGGGGACGCACGGGGTGGGCACTGAGCCTACATGGGGGTCACAGGCTTCTGGGAAGTGTGGGTGCCCCCACCCACCGGGGTCCACGTGCCCGCAGGGGAGcgcgggcagggctgggtgctggcagggaggcagctcGAGCCCAGATGGGAAAACAACTCCATCGCCACCCCCGGCAGCGGGGGCTGCGCGGGCTCCTGCCAAGGCGCTGGCCTAGATACGGCCCTGCCACCGCGGAGGCTTGGGGAGGGTCCTGGCTGCCACCACAGGGTCCCCAGCACGGCACGGCTACGGCAGCTCTGATCCGGGGCTTTCCATGATGCTCCAGGTCCAGCAACCAGCACTCGGCTCCATCTCAGTCGCTGCTGCCGTGGCTGGGTGCTGGCCCACCCTGCCGCCGCGGTGTCACCCGCTCGCCCCGGCCGTCCTCGGCCCCGCTGGCCCTGTGCCACCGCGCCCCACGACGGCTCTGCCACGCCGCCGGTGATGGGGTGTCAGCGGGGACAGGGCCTCACCGGTGGCACCACCAACCCGGGGTGGCTTCCACCACCGAGGACAGCCCAAACCTGGCGCGGGTGAGACCTGGGGGGGGTACCCCGAAGATGGGATGGGCAAAACCGCTGTGGGCACCCCAAACTGGGGTGCACGCCCTCACCGGGGACACCCCAAAGCCACAGTGGAGGAGACCACTGGttttcccagtgccccccgcaGGGGTGGGCCGGTGCGGTGGCGATGCCCGCGCCGGGTGGGCTGGTACCCCCGGTGCCCCCGATGCTCCCGGTGCCCCCGATGCTCCCGGTGCCCCCGGTGCTCCCGGCACTCGCAGTTTTCCCCCGGTGCTCCCGGTGCCCCtggtcccgtcccccccccgaTGCTCCCGGTGCCACCGGTGCTCCCCATGCTCCCGGTACCCGCGGAGCCCCCGAGCCCCCGGTGCCCGGCCGGACTCACGGCGGCGGCTCGGCGCGGCAGGCTGCGGCCGCACTGCCCGCGGCACCCGGCGGTATCTCCCAGCTGGGGCGAGAAAGGGTCGGTggcgacggcggcggcggcggtggcgaGCAGGGCCAGGCCGAGGGCGAGCagggcccgggggcggcgggccgccatggcgggcgcggggcgcggagcggcgcggagcggagcgca
Proteins encoded in this region:
- the TMEM59L gene encoding transmembrane protein 59-like, producing MAARRPRALLALGLALLATAAAAVATDPFSPQLGDTAGCRGQCGRSLPRRAAADAVLNACYRGCRLFSICHFVDPSAELNTTRAECEAACAEAYSNAEEQFGCLTGCRKQLPEVESRREKSLELKAPSFSMFDLVSTFCNDIVSSAQSFISSTWTFYLQADDGKVVVFQSQPEMEYPVPEAQETQPAQPGLGSSPRVPQPHTGPRVKGEKPPVKEPRGKAKAQHAEPPQPEHDFLGCMSKRSGLPRWILAACLFLSIMVMLWLSCASLVTAPEQHVKTQPLSINGDKEYLEDLDGPGTFPLPPVIAVTLYPAHSGEDAGPLPLKVDLDKTVL